Genomic segment of Siniperca chuatsi isolate FFG_IHB_CAS linkage group LG16, ASM2008510v1, whole genome shotgun sequence:
TGTTCGTGAGCTGATGTTGCCTTTGACCTGCCCCAGTTTGCTTGTAGTTGCAAAAACACCAGAAGGAACTTGGGAAGAAGAAGCAGATGTGGAGGTGGATACTGGAACCCCGAGTCTTGGCACTGGTCTGTTGGATCTGCTGTTACCTCCTAAAGTAGCACCACTGTTCTCCCTGAAGAGTTCAGGCTTGGACACAGCTAAGGTTTGACCGTCACATCTCTCCAGAGACATCAGACTCCCATAGTACCTGGAAGACTCTGCTTTCACCCCTCGTGTCTTCAGGCTTGAAGATGTCTTGGCAGAgcaatgttcagtttttaaacTAGATGTCCTGTGGCTGAATGAGTCTGCCCGGAGCCTGATGTTAAATTCTTCCTCTGAGGTCGATGTTTTAGGGAATGAGGACTTTCCAATGTCGCTGCTTGTTTTTAAGGCACTTGGAGATAGCGCAGTCCTTGTCTTTTGTTCTTGGCTTGACTGTCTGACaggtggagcaggaggagaaatgTTTCCGGATCCAGACTTGGAGATTACGCTGCTTTTCTGCCCATTTGACTTTTTTCCCAAGGATGAAAACCTCTGGGTACCTGTCACTGAAGTACCCTCATGACCCCATTTCGATTCAGAACTCTGGGGAATAGAAACAGTTCCTAGAGTCGTTGCACCTCGGGTGAGCCGTGGCAGCTTGATGAGAGTatctcctctcctgctgctggaCTTCTCACAACCGTCCACAACCCTCTGAGCTGAAGACGACATTTGTGCTTTTGGTGGCCGAGGTACGTTGTCACTGTTTCCTCCAGGCCTCTTAGATGAACCACTACTCATGCCACTTCTTGGTGGCTTACCTGCAGAGAGAAACTCAACCTCTCTGGGATCAAAGTCACTGCTTCCCTGAAGCAAAAAGTCATCATGTCTGCCTTCCTGTCTGCTGCAGCCCACAGTTGCAGATGAGGTAGGCTTGGTTTTTCTGGGAAGACTGGAATGGGTGGTGTGATGGGGAATCTGGGCTGACACTGAAGTGTTCAAAGTATTGGCTCTCACCTTGAGAGAGCCTTTGAGAGGGGCTTTGGTTGAGTCAAGGGAGGGAGGGCACTTGGTAAAAGAAGGTTTGTTTGGAGTAGCATGGCCACTGTCCAGCTCTGAGAAACAGATGCCGCTGTCATTCAGGGAGCTCTTCATGCCATGCTGAAAAAATGGCTGTTCATGAAATATACTTGGCGAGGTTAGCATGGATGCATTCTCTGTTGCCATGTTCTTGTCCCTCAAGTAAAGCTTGTTTATTGAATGAGTGCCTTCACTTTCAGCTGAATCAGCACTCACTTCACTTGGCCACGAGCCAACAGTTGACTGCTTGTTGCCATGTTGGGAAAACAACATTTCCTGACAGTCAGTGCCAACATCAGCTCCAGGTCCCACGGCTCCTTGTTGAGATGTATAAGCATCATACTCATCGTTAATACTGCTGATGATGCTTACAGGGCGAGAGCCAGAGGCTAAGGCCTGCAGAGAGCAGTCATTGTTGAAGCTGCGGAGGTTAGAGGGACGGCCATTGTCTGGGACAAGGCCATGAGGAAGCTCCTCTACGACTGTGAACACAAGCTCATCCTCCCCGTTTAGCTCCACGGGCTGCTGCAGTGTAACGGTAGTCCTCAGAAAATCCCTGTCAAGGCATCTTCCTAGCAGAGCTGCACGAAGATTGTTGACCTCCATGGGGAATCTACTTGTAAGAGGAACCCTTTCTGTGTTAAGGGACCCCAGTGGTTGGCCTTGCCCCAGTGCTTGTTGACTCATACCCACTGGGGGAGTCCTACCGACAACCTCCCCAGGCTGAGATTCCGCCCTGGATGTCCTGGGTAAGGACGGTGAAGCCGACGGCTTGGGTACACCTCCTTTGAGGAAGACCTTCTCTCGCACCACAGGCTCTGAGTCCTGGGAAAAAGTCCCACTGGGCTTTACCATACATGGCTGAAAGAAAGTGGCTAAAAGTTTCTCCCCATCTGCACTTGTCCGTTTGGAAGTGTCCATGAAACTGCTGGCTGAAGGGAATTTGGATTGTTCCTCATCAGGCTTATTTGTGCATGTGCTTGTTGTGCTTTCTAAGAACCTGCGGGAGAAGTTCTTATCAGATTTGGGTGGAGACGTTGCTTCTGTGGGTTTAGTAGCTCCAGTCTGAGTCCTGAGCGCTGCTACTTGTGTTGCTTTGCCCTCTGTGCTGAATGTGGCCGGGCCCTCGCTGCCGTCGATGCAGTCGAGTCTCTCCTGCAGCTCTGCAAACGTGTTACACTTAAAGTGATCGCCATCAGACCTGCGTGCATCTTTGACTCGCTTTTGGTTCAGGGAGGGGATGATAGGAACAAAGGACGGTGGTCCCTCGTTATCGCTCAGTTCTCGGTCCGAGATGGCCGTCCCTCCAGGCCCAACGTAGATGACGGTGTCGCAGGAGTGTTCGCTGCTGGAGGAGTAGTCAGGATCGCTGGAGAGCAGCAGAGGCGTGTCCGGATCGAGGGCCACGGTCCGAGGGTGGAAGGGTCGAAGATGAGGAGGTCGATGGGATGGGCCTTCTTCGCAGGAACTCTCCCCTCCGGACGAGCTGGAGGCATACTGCAGATTAAAGAGAAGCAACAGAGTATTAGCATACTAAAGAGACTTCAACTACACAGCAATCAACCTGAAGGCAAATCCATTTCTGGAGCGTCCTTTGTCAGTACAGTGTGAGGTTAAAAGTGCACACTGCGGGCTAGATTAAAATTAATGTCAATGAGATGTATAAGCTTGTAGCTCCTGTTTCcatatattttttcaatttataTAATACAAATACAGCCTCTAATGAGAGCGAACACCTTTCTCATCTCACCACTGAGGTTACCGTCCCTGTAGGAACAGTGATATTGATTATCTGCCATATCATGGTAGAAAAAACTCACTGAATTATGGCTATATGACTCCGTGACCTGATCATACAGATTTACATTCTAGATTGGAAGGTTTTTACTGTCACCAGCCTCAGGAAATCAGCTCAAACTCATTCAGAGACCAAAACCTTTGTAACTCCCATAGAATAATCTGAATAATCTTCAAGCCCTGGAAATTTAAGTAGTTTttcaacactgtaaaatgtcacctATATTTTCTGTCTCAGCTTTGTATGGAGAGAAATATTTGATATTAAAGCAAAAggtgccattttgtttttgtgacatttcCCTGTTATTTAGCCTGAAATAgcttggtatctttggaaaatAAAGTATAGTAGGGAGGAAATCAGTAAGTCATATAActccaaacatttaaaaaaaaaaagtttttgatttCAAGAAAAGGTCATTACACCACATTGAGTCCAAAAAGCATGTTTTGCCAGCATTTTTTATTCATgcaataaaaaccaaaacagaaaacccCTAAATTATCTAATTCAGTGGAAATATTTTAAGTTTATCTTCCCAgagttaaatgttttaaaatctcaATAATGGAGCAGGTGCGCTGCTTGTGTGGTGACCTGTGGCTTGCAGGAGCAAGCTCAAATAGCTcaaatagaaatagaaagttTGGTTTTATTCCAGAAGCCATTAGACTTGTGAACAGTCACAGTACAAGAAATGGTCAGTTTACCTTATGTATAGACTGATAAATGCCAGCTATGGAGTGGCCACTGCCATTAACTCTTGGGTATTTCAACTCTTTTCTAACATTgtcatatttctatttttagattgtttttcTGAATTGTTTATGTGTACTTGTGTTTGCAAACTTGCTTGCTTAATTGACCACTGATGAAACCAATAATTGTATATTCCAACCTGCAACAGAGATCGTTGACAGCACTGAGCTAGAGAAATAAAACCTGAAGTACCTTTGACTTCTTTTTCCTCATGCGGTGGATGCGGGAGGCCAGCTGCACTGTGGTCAGCGTCTCCATGTAGTTCGCCGGGGAGTCCGAGATGTGGCCGATCATGGTGGTTTGACAGTTGATGTTTCCCAGGGATTCACTAAGCAGCATGGTGAGCTTGCTGTCTCTGAATAATACATCAAGAAACCCTcgttagcaaaaaaaaaaagcaccacaggCCTGAGAAACCCCACAGGATCCCAGAAACCATTCATTACCCCACGCAACAGTTGGGCACAAAGAGGAATAGGAATGATCTCTCATTTCACATTAATGAAGCCCACTTTGAACTACACGTCGCATGTGATATGTAGTCAGAAATTGAGTGAAACGAAAAAATCCTGCCTTTGAAAAGAGTAAAGCTAGAAGGATCACATACTGAATCTACATATTGCAGTCTAGGCTTCTTTTGTTAACCACAACACCAGAAGCTGAGATACAGCCCTTTTCTTTTAGTAAATCCCCATTCTCACAATAGGTATGTTTCCATTaaactgttttgatgtttttgatgaAGATATTTGACCAGATGACATCATTAATTGCACACCAGAAACTCAGGGTATTTCATTGATGCATCTGACCTATGGACCCCCAACTAAGGACCCCTATATGGACTTACAGGGTACAATGTGGGCTTGTTCATTCCAGTTTTTGTTCTAGAGGGAAGAGTAGAGTGAAGGCCACACATGGTTTATGAGATGAGGCTCTTGGGCACGGTTACCTAAAAGGCCCCGTAACCTTCCTAACGCCCGTCACACCACCCAAATCATAACGGTGTAATGTCGATGGCCTCTTTGTCAAAACATCTTCAAAGTGAAGGTGCCCTCTAACTTTCCGACAGTATACTTGTGCCCTGTTGGCCCCCTTGGTAACCTGTCCATGGTAGAGGCCTGTacctgtgtgttcagacagaggGCTAATTTTAGAGGAGGTGCAATTGCATACAAAGTAAATGGAAAGATGCGATTAGATGCAAATTCAGGACGGCGTGAACTGATcaaaactgagcaaaaaagTTGCGTGTATCCCGCAAGAAGCAAACCCCTTCTTCTGTCTTTCAAAAtgccaacttttccacctcagaatttctgacatttttactACACAAATAGTAAATTAGCATAAAATCTGATGGGAATGAAACAGATGAGATGGAACGACAACATCCCAAAACAATTCAACAGCTTAAAATGCAAAAGAACAAAGGTGAACCagacaaaatgccaaaatacaAGCctgaaaataaagacagagctTCACAAAACAATCAGCCTGCATAACAAACACCCAGAGGACTGAACATACATGACCATCAGCATTACAAAGTGATTGATTCATCAGTCTAATCAATAGTTTAAGACTGACTGAAAcctcattaaaaatacaataaattctGTCTTCCTGGTTCAAACATCTTCCCCtcactcctctctgtcctcacaggGATCTTTGGCCCATCTGTTGTTTGGGCCCTGTGACCTTTGAACCCTGCTGGGTTCATTAAAATGCCCAGAGTGGGCGCTCGTACCTGTAGGGAACGTGCTTGGCCCCGTTGGCGAGGGCGAGGATGACGTTTCCCAgcgcagacagagacagacactgacctccacctccctctctgGTCCTGCTGATGTCCGTCTCACAGCTTCCCAAATCCAGGAGGTGGAGACGACTCCGACcagacactgagagacagagaggggggatgTTCTTAAAAGACAATATACAATACAGCCTTTTAAACTGCTcattagtgctgaaacgattGGCTGGTTAAATGACTGGTCATTGAATTGATTTGTTCATAGACAGAAACATAATCAATggctattttaataattgattggCTGTTTAAAGATATTTATCAAGTAGAAATACCAAACAGTAGCTGGCACAAGAGATTAAAAGTCTCTAAGCATCTTCTGCTCTTTATGAAGAATAATCTCTTACGTAGAGTAAAGGAATCTGCTGCTGTCATTATAAATTCAAGCGttgtttaaatatgaaaacatttctatGGACCCTGGGCTGTATGGGCACTGGAGCCGAGACTTCATGCTAAAAATGTGATCTAGTGATTCTGCTCGGTGGATTAACTGTTTTCTGTGAGCAAACAGGATCACTGCAGGAGCAAAGAACtaacagtaaaacaaataataacgGCTCTGGTATCAGAGGACATGATGTCTACAGCCTCCGCGGGACGACAGAGGGAGGCAGCAGAGACAAGAACCACAGGACGGTTtaaaacaatacacacactgGACGCACGGCCCAGAAAAGGTCAATACAACCCAGCAGAGGTGGGACAAGTCATTGTTTTCGCAAGTCCCACATCAAGACACATAAGTCCCAAAACAAGTCCCAACTAGTCTCAAGTCAATATCCCAAGCCCTAAATCAAGGCAAGGAAACAAGTCCAGTCCAGACACATTAAGACAGGAAAGCCCCAAGTCAGGACCAACAAGCTTCAAGGTGTGAAGCAACTTGACTGGCTGGTGTATATTTGttgtcagaaaaagaaaagttgattTGCTGCAGAATGTGTATGACATATATCAAGTAATTTCAAGTCCAAGTGAAGTAAAGTGAAGTCCAGCTGCAAGTCTTTTCGGATTTTGTCAAGTCGAGAGGTAAGTAATCAGAGACTCCATAATattaaaacccaaatatataGCTATATTTATGCATACATGGACCGTGGATATGTTCAAAATatcacatttgaataaatttTACCAGGACGTCTGACCAGCTCAGATCTAATACTCAGATCAGTATCAGTCTGAcatctccgtctctctctgctcatttAACTGCCTGTTCTTTTCATTAAGTCAGAGAAATGATGGTGTGAACGATCAACCGCCCGCATCAGCAAGATTTAGAAACTGCTGAGAGCGGCTGAGTGTATGGTTTTACATCTGCCGGTCTATAAACACTGCAGGACACAGAGGCTTCGGGCCTCATTAGCCATGCAGATTTATTCTAGACGTGGACGGAGAAGCTGCGAAACACTAATAACTGTGGAAATGTCTCTGCTGTGACAGGTAGATGTGGGCGGTGGTGGCGTTAGCGTAGCCTCTCTGCTTGTTAATGTTCTTGTTGAGCACGTCGGCAGCTCCAAATGAAGCTAATTAGCAGCTACATGTTTGCAAATGAATagcagagggaaaaagagagctGCACAATCACTAACGGTAGATTTTATTCTTGCCTGAGGGGTCAGTGTCTAAAACCTGCTGTTTCTTCATTACGTTGCTGTTGAGCAGATGTCCACATCAGGTGGTTGTAACCTGCACAGGTATGTTCGCTGCTGCTTAATTGAAAGATCGattgttttgtcacatttctcTACAATTGAACccaaataagaaaacaaaggtCAGCTTTTAGAAGATTCATTTGAGGTTCACTGTGTTCATACGAGAcgtcattttacaacattagAGAGTCTGATTTTGGTTTTCCTGTGTGTCAGGTCAGCTTTAGTATTAATTACTGGTTTTAAACAAATCCCCAATTTATCCACACCGCTTATTTGGAACGAAACCAAAAGCTAAAGTAGTCTGGTGGgtttaaatacagtttgttaGTTagtcctgtctgtggctctcagctccaagcccattggttcctactgaagatgtaaaaaatgttgttcactgtagtttttattaaacaaatgGGGGAGGGGGACAACAATTCAGGGAGATGGCCTTAAAATACAGGAGAACCCGGGAAAAAggggagtgttggcaggtacgGTCCATAGATTTCTTGCAGTTTGgacctttttcttattttttcatcGTTTTCGTTTTGTT
This window contains:
- the kif26aa gene encoding kinesin-like protein KIF26A isoform X3, which produces MDWKELAAQKLSLSRRKKSQPGPASSGPGEAPGPLLYIGGFSGALQLSPPAIPPCLLRAGSKVKDTPGMGKVRVMVRICSVHSSESSESMSLLKVDGRKKQLTLCETSAGGRSSASAPKTFMFDAVFSQDASQAEVCSGTVAEVIQSVVNGADGCIFCFGHANLGKTYTMIGRDCSTQSLGVAPTAISWLFKVIEERREKSGARFSVRVSAVEISGREETLTDLLAELSSSSAGGHQEAPSPAVSLREDPLCGSQLQNQTELRATNAERAAFFLDAALAARRSSRAPSDQEVRRNSHFLFTLHLYQERLDKSNKAAVSGRSRLHLLDLGSCETDISRTREGGGGQCLSLSALGNVILALANGAKHVPYRDSKLTMLLSESLGNINCQTTMIGHISDSPANYMETLTTVQLASRIHRMRKKKSKYASSSSGGESSCEEGPSHRPPHLRPFHPRTVALDPDTPLLLSSDPDYSSSSEHSCDTVIYVGPGGTAISDRELSDNEGPPSFVPIIPSLNQKRVKDARRSDGDHFKCNTFAELQERLDCIDGSEGPATFSTEGKATQVAALRTQTGATKPTEATSPPKSDKNFSRRFLESTTSTCTNKPDEEQSKFPSASSFMDTSKRTSADGEKLLATFFQPCMVKPSGTFSQDSEPVVREKVFLKGGVPKPSASPSLPRTSRAESQPGEVVGRTPPVGMSQQALGQGQPLGSLNTERVPLTSRFPMEVNNLRAALLGRCLDRDFLRTTVTLQQPVELNGEDELVFTVVEELPHGLVPDNGRPSNLRSFNNDCSLQALASGSRPVSIISSINDEYDAYTSQQGAVGPGADVGTDCQEMLFSQHGNKQSTVGSWPSEVSADSAESEGTHSINKLYLRDKNMATENASMLTSPSIFHEQPFFQHGMKSSLNDSGICFSELDSGHATPNKPSFTKCPPSLDSTKAPLKGSLKVRANTLNTSVSAQIPHHTTHSSLPRKTKPTSSATVGCSRQEGRHDDFLLQGSSDFDPREVEFLSAGKPPRSGMSSGSSKRPGGNSDNVPRPPKAQMSSSAQRVVDGCEKSSSRRGDTLIKLPRLTRGATTLGTVSIPQSSESKWGHEGTSVTGTQRFSSLGKKSNGQKSSVISKSGSGNISPPAPPVRQSSQEQKTRTALSPSALKTSSDIGKSSFPKTSTSEEEFNIRLRADSFSHRTSSLKTEHCSAKTSSSLKTRGVKAESSRYYGSLMSLERCDGQTLAVSKPELFRENSGATLGGNSRSNRPVPRLGVPVSTSTSASSSQVPSGVFATTSKLGQVKGNISSRTAVSGGSKVRTLSTSSSKSLNSSPKPLDNVAGRNTSLPPIGKSPARSGTGAKTGRGTIMGTKQAISRAANSRVSELVTGSQRKQLSRGPGVTGNDGTDSGTSSVSGSPINTPLPSPYSKITAPRRPQRYSSGHGSDNSSILSGELPPAMGRTALFYHSGGSSGYESMIRDSETTGSTSSAHDSMSESGVSLSNRGRVSKSPKKRGNGFQRRRLIPAPLPDTSSLGRKVGSQWVDVPPLGGTLKEPFEIKVYEIDDVERLERKREVVTGSEQPFHDVEKGLLYFNARLRMLEKRQQQIRELKSKHERLKVELEEAKSRLMLHPSKWSGEFDVDQDLDRESQEYLEALAQATAELEYCVNLCKSRVMMETCFDIAVMTAAAATHGGQQEVEV
- the kif26aa gene encoding kinesin-like protein KIF26A isoform X1, with amino-acid sequence MTPRPAGPGVPPHTTTSPASESSWGGDELPVKQQRWSYEEQHGGRAPWGWGGVKSTYLGGGGAKGLATVTPLPLNAQHYLEGVWRVSCCRPEHQHTTGLTSDVVYVTTKTSSQDVKPAAHSIATQTSQPPSAAAAFFIRAAQKLSLSRRKKSQPGPASSGPGEAPGPLLYIGGFSGALQLSPPAIPPCLLRAGSKVKDTPGMGKVRVMVRICSVHSSESSESMSLLKVDGRKKQLTLCETSAGGRSSASAPKTFMFDAVFSQDASQAEVCSGTVAEVIQSVVNGADGCIFCFGHANLGKTYTMIGRDCSTQSLGVAPTAISWLFKVIEERREKSGARFSVRVSAVEISGREETLTDLLAELSSSSAGGHQEAPSPAVSLREDPLCGSQLQNQTELRATNAERAAFFLDAALAARRSSRAPSDQEVRRNSHFLFTLHLYQERLDKSNKAAVSGRSRLHLLDLGSCETDISRTREGGGGQCLSLSALGNVILALANGAKHVPYRDSKLTMLLSESLGNINCQTTMIGHISDSPANYMETLTTVQLASRIHRMRKKKSKYASSSSGGESSCEEGPSHRPPHLRPFHPRTVALDPDTPLLLSSDPDYSSSSEHSCDTVIYVGPGGTAISDRELSDNEGPPSFVPIIPSLNQKRVKDARRSDGDHFKCNTFAELQERLDCIDGSEGPATFSTEGKATQVAALRTQTGATKPTEATSPPKSDKNFSRRFLESTTSTCTNKPDEEQSKFPSASSFMDTSKRTSADGEKLLATFFQPCMVKPSGTFSQDSEPVVREKVFLKGGVPKPSASPSLPRTSRAESQPGEVVGRTPPVGMSQQALGQGQPLGSLNTERVPLTSRFPMEVNNLRAALLGRCLDRDFLRTTVTLQQPVELNGEDELVFTVVEELPHGLVPDNGRPSNLRSFNNDCSLQALASGSRPVSIISSINDEYDAYTSQQGAVGPGADVGTDCQEMLFSQHGNKQSTVGSWPSEVSADSAESEGTHSINKLYLRDKNMATENASMLTSPSIFHEQPFFQHGMKSSLNDSGICFSELDSGHATPNKPSFTKCPPSLDSTKAPLKGSLKVRANTLNTSVSAQIPHHTTHSSLPRKTKPTSSATVGCSRQEGRHDDFLLQGSSDFDPREVEFLSAGKPPRSGMSSGSSKRPGGNSDNVPRPPKAQMSSSAQRVVDGCEKSSSRRGDTLIKLPRLTRGATTLGTVSIPQSSESKWGHEGTSVTGTQRFSSLGKKSNGQKSSVISKSGSGNISPPAPPVRQSSQEQKTRTALSPSALKTSSDIGKSSFPKTSTSEEEFNIRLRADSFSHRTSSLKTEHCSAKTSSSLKTRGVKAESSRYYGSLMSLERCDGQTLAVSKPELFRENSGATLGGNSRSNRPVPRLGVPVSTSTSASSSQVPSGVFATTSKLGQVKGNISSRTAVSGGSKVRTLSTSSSKSLNSSPKPLDNVAGRNTSLPPIGKSPARSGTGAKTGRGTIMGTKQAISRAANSRVSELVTGSQRKQLSRGPGVTGNDGTDSGTSSVSGSPINTPLPSPYSKITAPRRPQRYSSGHGSDNSSILSGELPPAMGRTALFYHSGGSSGYESMIRDSETTGSTSSAHDSMSESGVSLSNRGRVSKSPKKRGNGFQRRRLIPAPLPDTSSLGRKVGSQWVDVPPLGGTLKEPFEIKVYEIDDVERLERKREVVTGSEQPFHDVEKGLLYFNARLRMLEKRQQQIRELKSKHERLKVELEEAKSRLMLHPSKWSGEFDVDQDLDRESQEYLEALAQATAELEYCVNLCKSRVMMETCFDIAVMTAAAATHGGQQEVEV
- the kif26aa gene encoding kinesin-like protein KIF26A isoform X4, which produces MVRICSVHSSESSESMSLLKVDGRKKQLTLCETSAGGRSSASAPKTFMFDAVFSQDASQAEVCSGTVAEVIQSVVNGADGCIFCFGHANLGKTYTMIGRDCSTQSLGVAPTAISWLFKVIEERREKSGARFSVRVSAVEISGREETLTDLLAELSSSSAGGHQEAPSPAVSLREDPLCGSQLQNQTELRATNAERAAFFLDAALAARRSSRAPSDQEVRRNSHFLFTLHLYQERLDKSNKAAVSGRSRLHLLDLGSCETDISRTREGGGGQCLSLSALGNVILALANGAKHVPYRDSKLTMLLSESLGNINCQTTMIGHISDSPANYMETLTTVQLASRIHRMRKKKSKYASSSSGGESSCEEGPSHRPPHLRPFHPRTVALDPDTPLLLSSDPDYSSSSEHSCDTVIYVGPGGTAISDRELSDNEGPPSFVPIIPSLNQKRVKDARRSDGDHFKCNTFAELQERLDCIDGSEGPATFSTEGKATQVAALRTQTGATKPTEATSPPKSDKNFSRRFLESTTSTCTNKPDEEQSKFPSASSFMDTSKRTSADGEKLLATFFQPCMVKPSGTFSQDSEPVVREKVFLKGGVPKPSASPSLPRTSRAESQPGEVVGRTPPVGMSQQALGQGQPLGSLNTERVPLTSRFPMEVNNLRAALLGRCLDRDFLRTTVTLQQPVELNGEDELVFTVVEELPHGLVPDNGRPSNLRSFNNDCSLQALASGSRPVSIISSINDEYDAYTSQQGAVGPGADVGTDCQEMLFSQHGNKQSTVGSWPSEVSADSAESEGTHSINKLYLRDKNMATENASMLTSPSIFHEQPFFQHGMKSSLNDSGICFSELDSGHATPNKPSFTKCPPSLDSTKAPLKGSLKVRANTLNTSVSAQIPHHTTHSSLPRKTKPTSSATVGCSRQEGRHDDFLLQGSSDFDPREVEFLSAGKPPRSGMSSGSSKRPGGNSDNVPRPPKAQMSSSAQRVVDGCEKSSSRRGDTLIKLPRLTRGATTLGTVSIPQSSESKWGHEGTSVTGTQRFSSLGKKSNGQKSSVISKSGSGNISPPAPPVRQSSQEQKTRTALSPSALKTSSDIGKSSFPKTSTSEEEFNIRLRADSFSHRTSSLKTEHCSAKTSSSLKTRGVKAESSRYYGSLMSLERCDGQTLAVSKPELFRENSGATLGGNSRSNRPVPRLGVPVSTSTSASSSQVPSGVFATTSKLGQVKGNISSRTAVSGGSKVRTLSTSSSKSLNSSPKPLDNVAGRNTSLPPIGKSPARSGTGAKTGRGTIMGTKQAISRAANSRVSELVTGSQRKQLSRGPGVTGNDGTDSGTSSVSGSPINTPLPSPYSKITAPRRPQRYSSGHGSDNSSILSGELPPAMGRTALFYHSGGSSGYESMIRDSETTGSTSSAHDSMSESGVSLSNRGRVSKSPKKRGNGFQRRRLIPAPLPDTSSLGRKVGSQWVDVPPLGGTLKEPFEIKVYEIDDVERLERKREVVTGSEQPFHDVEKGLLYFNARLRMLEKRQQQIRELKSKHERLKVELEEAKSRLMLHPSKWSGEFDVDQDLDRESQEYLEALAQATAELEYCVNLCKSRVMMETCFDIAVMTAAAATHGGQQEVEV
- the kif26aa gene encoding kinesin-like protein KIF26A isoform X2, coding for MASQLNRQAAALADTAALKDPAYASFLFDKLQRLQWPRRGRHASVDARCDVCGAPFHQLRRLALRRALGISREMTPRPAGPGVPPHTTTSPASESSWGGDELPVKQQRWSYEEQHGGRAPWGWGGVKSTYLGGGGAKGLATVTPLPLNAQHYLEGVWRVSCCRPEHQHTTGLTSDVVYVTTKTSSQDVKPAAHSIATQTSQPPSAAAAFFIRAAQKLSLSRRKKSQPGPASSGPGEAPGPLLYIGGFSGALQLSPPAIPPCLLRAGSKVKDTPGMGKVRVMVRICSVHSSESSESMSLLKVDGRKKQLTLCETSAGGRSSASAPKTFMFDAVFSQDASQAEVCSGTVAEVIQSVVNGADGCIFCFGHANLGKTYTMIGRDCSTQSLGVAPTAISWLFKVIEERREKSGARFSVRVSAVEISGREETLTDLLAELSSSSAGGHQEAPSPAVSLREDPLCGSQLQNQTELRATNAERAAFFLDAALAARRSSRAPSDQEVRRNSHFLFTLHLYQERLDKSNKAAVSGRSRLHLLDLGSCETDISRTREGGGGQCLSLSALGNVILALANGAKHVPYRDSKLTMLLSESLGNINCQTTMIGHISDSPANYMETLTTVQLASRIHRMRKKKSKYASSSSGGESSCEEGPSHRPPHLRPFHPRTVALDPDTPLLLSSDPDYSSSSEHSCDTVIYVGPGGTAISDRELSDNEGPPSFVPIIPSLNQKRVKDARRSDGDHFKCNTFAELQERLDCIDGSEGPATFSTEGKATQVAALRTQTGATKPTEATSPPKSDKNFSRRFLESTTSTCTNKPDEEQSKFPSASSFMDTSKRTSADGEKLLATFFQPCMVKPSGTFSQDSEPVVREKVFLKGGVPKPSASPSLPRTSRAESQPGEVVGRTPPVGMSQQALGQGQPLGSLNTERVPLTSRFPMEVNNLRAALLGRCLDRDFLRTTVTLQQPVELNGEDELVFTVVEELPHGLVPDNGRPSNLRSFNNDCSLQALASGSRPVSIISSINDEYDAYTSQQGAVGPGADVGTDCQEMLFSQHGNKQSTVGSWPSEVSADSAESEGTHSINKLYLRDKNMATENASMLTSPSIFHEQPFFQHGMKSSLNDSGICFSELDSGHATPNKPSFTKCPPSLDSTKAPLKGSLKVRANTLNTSVSAQIPHHTTHSSLPRKTKPTSSATVGCSRQEGRHDDFLLQGSSDFDPREVEFLSAGKPPRSGMSSGSSKRPGGNSDNVPRPPKAQMSSSAQRVVDGCEKSSSRRGDTLIKLPRLTRGATTLGTVSIPQSSESKWGHEGTSVTGTQRFSSLGKKSNGQKSSVISKSGSGNISPPAPPVRQSSQEQKTRTALSPSALKTSSDIGKSSFPKTSTSEEEFNIRLRADSFSHRTSSLKTEHCSAKTSSSLKTRGVKAESSRYYGSLMSLERCDGQTLAVSKPELFRENSGATLGGNSRSNRPVPRLGVPVSTSTSASSSQVPSGVFATTSKLGQVKGNISSRTAVSGGSKVRTLSTSSSKSLNSSPKPLDNVAGRNTSLPPIGKSPARSGTGAKTGRGTIMGTKQAISRAANSRVSELVTGSQRKQLSRGPGVTGNDGTDSGTSSVSGSPINTPLPSPYSKITAPRRPQRYSSGHGSDNSSILSGELPPAMGRTALFYHSGGSSGYESMIRDSETTGSTSSAHDSMSESGVSLSNRGRVSKSPKKRGNGFQRRRLIPAPLPDTSSLGRKVGSQWVDVPPLGGTLKEPFEIKVYEIDDVERLERKREVVTGSEQPFHDVEKGLLYFNARLRMLEKRQQQIRELKSKHERLKVELEEAKSRLMLHPSKWSGEFDVDQDLDRESQEYLEALAQATAELEYCVNLCKSRVMMETCFDIAVMTAAAATHGGQQEVEV